Below is a window of Stieleria sp. JC731 DNA.
GGTCTGCAGCGATGTGGTGCAGACCGTGGTCGTGTGTACCACGCGAACCATGACATGAACCGAAGTGACGGAGTCGGGGTTTTTGAAGTGGTTAGTCATCCGCCGTCACTCGGTTATGTCCGCCGTTCTGCCATGGAAAGAATTCAATTCGACATCACAGCATTTGTTGAGCGAGGTGTTCTCGGCCCGATCGGGCGCAATATGGGACAAGACGATCTTGAATCAATCCTTGGTCCATCAACGCCAGGCGGATATCACAGGGTAATTGCGTTTGGGAATCTGCAATTTGAACTCCCAAATGGCACTGGACCGCCATGTAGTCCCCATATTTACTACCGACATTCGGCATTCGATAACGACTATGCTGACATGTGGCCTGATCCACGTTTTAATTGGAACTTTGGCCGTTATCGACTGGGTTTGACGATCACTGAATTTCGTCGAACGGTGGGGCAAGAAAATGCAATCATCATGGAGGGTGAAGATTCCAACACGAGTGGCGTTTGGGTTCACATGGTTTCGTCGGGCGTTGACCTCGCCTTTTACCCAGCAGCCAAATGGGACGAGCCAACGATCGCGATTGTCGTTGGTTATTCGACATGGAAACAGATTCCCGAAGAGGCAGAACAATGCCGTGCACCGAAGGACGGGAGTCGACGGTTTTGAAGTGGTAAGATTCTTGGCCCGTCCTCGGTGACGGCAGACGTTCGCGCGGGTAGATGGACCGCTGGATGATTTATCTCTTTCTCAGTTGGTCATCGCCCTTCGCAATACAAAGCGTTTGGATCCGGCCCTTCTGATTTCAAGTGTCAACAGATAGCTGATCGCCGCAACTGAAATCACGGTTTGATTGTGTCGCTTGGACAACTCCCATGCGAAATTAAGGGACAACAGATGCCTGTTTATCGCATTTGATGCCACGGTTTATTTCTGCTCCGAGATGGCAGGTCAGACGCCCTAGGCGCCAGCGGGAAAATCTATGCTCGTTACCCTTCGCGATTACAATCGGGTAGACTTGTTAGCAGCGATGTAGTGCAGGCCGTGGTCGTGCGTACCTCGCGAACCCGACGATGCACGTGAGTCGCCGAGTTGAGATTTTTGAAGTGGTAAATCGTCTGCGGCGACCACGTGATCGTTACCGTTCGCCCAAGGATTCAATTGCGATGACACTCCGAGATGACGAGATTCTCGAAGTTTTTCGTGAGTTGCCAGGGCACCGCGGTTCTTCCGCTGCGGAGTTGGACGCTACAGAGAAGCTTTTAGGCATCAAGTTTCCGGTTCAGTACCGTGAGTTTATGGAACTGGACTCAAATCGGCTCTGTATTGCGGAAATTGCAGCTCCCCTTTCACATCTAGCGAAGCTGCACGTCTGTGCTACAGAGCTTTTAGAGCGCGACGGATTCGAGTTCCGCTTGCAGGCTGATGATGTCGTATTCGCATGGGACGAGATCTATGCTTTTCTCTTTTTCAAAGCCGACGGAAGTAATGATCCCGCTACGTGGATGTTCAATTACAATGATTCCGAATCCGATGGGAAACCAGTGGTGATTTCCGAATCGCTAACGGGATACTTTACGGATAGGCTTCGCCAATACCTCAATCTCAGCTGGCATTAAGAGGGCGAACCATGCCG
It encodes the following:
- a CDS encoding SMI1/KNR4 family protein — translated: MTLRDDEILEVFRELPGHRGSSAAELDATEKLLGIKFPVQYREFMELDSNRLCIAEIAAPLSHLAKLHVCATELLERDGFEFRLQADDVVFAWDEIYAFLFFKADGSNDPATWMFNYNDSESDGKPVVISESLTGYFTDRLRQYLNLSWH